A single Thunnus thynnus chromosome 6, fThuThy2.1, whole genome shotgun sequence DNA region contains:
- the szrd1 gene encoding SUZ RNA-binding domain-containing → MDEEVAESWEEAADSGEMEKRLEEKLRISQKEKESSNNSSRSPLKTTMVIQDDSLPAAPPPQIRILKRPANNGSLGSALNQNRPTPQVKSLAQREAEYAEARKRILGSACPEETPQDKPNTDRPGRINSTLPSEDTRSNNHTVRQPAGPDGTQGFRQHR, encoded by the exons ATGGATGAGGAGGTCGCCGAAAGTTGGGAGGAAGCTGCTGATAGCGGG GAAATGGAAAAGCGGTTAGAAGAGAAGCTACGGATCAGCCAGAAAGAAAA GGAGTCCAGTAATAATTCTTCACGGTCTCCATTGAAGACCACCATGGTAATCCAGGACGACTCTCTACCAGCAGCACCGCCGCCTCAGATTCGCATCTTGAAGCGTCCTGCAAACAACGGGTCGTTGGGATCAGCCTTGAATCAGAACAGGCCTACACCACAGGTCAAGTCTCTGGCCCAGCGGGAGGCAGAGTACGCAGAGGCCAGGAAGAGAATACTGGGCAGCGCCTGCCCAGAGGAGACGCCTCAGGACAAGCCCAACACTGACAG GCCAGGGCGCATTAACTCTACATTGCCTTCAGAGGACACCAGATCAAACAATCATACTGTCCGGCAGCCAGCCGGCCCAGACGGCACCCAAGGGTTCCGACAGCACAGATAA